DNA sequence from the Sporichthya brevicatena genome:
CCGGACGTGGGCTCGAGGATGGTGCAGCCGGGCTTGAGCCGGCCGTCCTTCTCCCCCTCGAGGATCATCCGCAGCGCGGCGCGGTCCTTGATCGAGCCCGTCGGGTTGTGATCCTCGAGCTTCGCCCACAGCCGTACGTCCGGGGACGGCGACAACCGCGGCAGGCCCACCAACGGGGTCCGGCCGACGGAGTCGAGCAGGGAGTCGAAGCGCACGGGGACGAGAGTTCGCGGCGTCAGCGCGACGTCAGGGCGGCGTCAGCCGCCGGCCACGGCCGGGAGGACCGTGACGCTGTCGCCGTCCTTGAGCTCGGTCTGCAGCCCGCCGAGGAAGCGGACGTCCTCGTCGTTCAGGTACACGTTGACGAAGCGGCGCAGGCCGTTCTCGTCCACGAGCCGGGCGCGCAGGCCCGCGTGACGGCTCTCGAGGTCGTCGAACAGCTCGTCGAGCGTCTTGCCCTCGCCGTTCACGGCCTTCTCGCCGCCGGTGTACTGGCGCAGGATCGTCGGGATCCGGACCTCGATCGCCATCGGGCTGCTCTCCTCGTGTTCTTCGGTTCGTGCTTCGGGTTTCTGCCCGCGCAAACCGTGCACGAGCGGTGGACATTCCGAGCGGTCATTCTCCCCCGCTCCCCGAGCGGGGTGACGGGCGGGGAATCGAGCGGGGAATCGAGCGGGGATTCAGTCGTAACTGGTGACGACGGTCACCGGTTCCTCGGTGACCTCGCCGTCCACGATGCGGAACGACCGGAACTCGACCTCGTCGGGGTCCCGGGTGGACACCAGCACGTAGTGCGCGTCCGGCTCCGACGCGTAGTGGATGTCGGTGCGGGACGGGTACGCCTCGGTCGCGGTGTGCGAGTGGTACACGACCACCGGCACCTCGTCGTTGGCGTCCATCTCCTTGTAGAGGCGCAGCAGGTCCATCGAGTCGAACTCGTAGAACGTGGTCGAGCGCGCCGCGTTGGCCATGGGGATGAAGCGCACC
Encoded proteins:
- a CDS encoding MoaD/ThiS family protein, producing MAIEVRIPTILRQYTGGEKAVNGEGKTLDELFDDLESRHAGLRARLVDENGLRRFVNVYLNDEDVRFLGGLQTELKDGDSVTVLPAVAGG
- a CDS encoding M67 family metallopeptidase; amino-acid sequence: MLTIEASLREAIIAHARADHPDEACGVIAGPIGSDRPVRFIPMANAARSTTFYEFDSMDLLRLYKEMDANDEVPVVVYHSHTATEAYPSRTDIHYASEPDAHYVLVSTRDPDEVEFRSFRIVDGEVTEEPVTVVTSYD